A genomic window from Solanum stenotomum isolate F172 chromosome 10, ASM1918654v1, whole genome shotgun sequence includes:
- the LOC125843025 gene encoding uncharacterized protein LOC125843025 translates to METSSEGDTHDASYSKSPIDLNLPLPVQMNGGDCQHLSIRNPSKQLPTEEVSEHTWCWYADYTHKIGVDGSVGDKIGPPSLRLRKETDQTSKGGDANLRKHSRWDLQEDITNVAKCRKTQKVRLMTELLSGKFNLGRSSMNAKLISANNMSMELNRVAPPMDKGMRMAVSQSENELYQEKLRQTLKSFTNAQKHAKNDPTQRKNIPYWPTILKDNKSCEPLKVNGVGSSESLQKEVISSGRQSNLVQLDQSRRNSFINLNPIIDLSHSSILQRNQRSSKVTEKRASTYMPPTSNMRMFRYWKEVNYPQTQNGVFPWRTSGSTNFNPSYANDGLLRSNTATTQVKDRTTKLPNSVQVSSPVSTRWGSHNIEISSPIKFSIAQNTAFQPYNLHENHKFGKVVISSVQKGKTISDLKSTNSMRAEDKSIKGMRSLNPFSNEGMLAIQLSRYQERHLTPYNIHPPFLLHENPCIYNGSLLPHHQLKESSGIYMSDFPEIQSSRQHVSCIKDQSVSLGLQQKKRKAHALEKLGRRKLQQSTSSSGILHIARNSGSKIDMMQDDNISKTLDMRSYYTPTTVLPVIKISKENPPCLFNQNPVDIADADDERYFRTIEDQRIRDKSSLRENWS, encoded by the exons ATGGAGACATCAAGTGAAGGAGATACTCATGATGCAAGTTATTCGAAATCACCTATTGATCTTAATCTTCCATTGCCAGTACAAATGAATGGTGGGGATTGTCAGCATCTTTCGATACG TAACCCCTCAAAGCAACTTCCTACCGAAGAAGTTTCAGAACATACGTGGTGTTGGTATGCTGATTACACTCATAAGATTGGAGTTGATGGAAGTGTAGGAGACAAAATTGGACCACCTTCTCTTAGATTGAGAAAGGAAACTGATCAAACATCAAAAGGAGGTGATGCAAATTTAAGAAAACATAGTAGGTGGGATTTGCAGGAAGATATCACAAATGTTGCAAAGTGTCGTAAAACTCAAAAAGTGCGGTTGATGACCGAATTGTTGAGTGGAAAATTCAATTTGGGGAGAAGTTCTATGAATGCTAAACTAATTTCAGCGAATAATATGTCCATGGAGCTAAATAGAGTTGCACCACCTATGGATAAGGGTATGAGGATGGCGGTTTCTCAGTCAGAAAATGAGTTATATCAAGAGAAGTTACGTCAAACTCTAAAAAGCTTCACAAATGctcaaaaacatgctaaaaatgaCCCAACTCAAAGAAAGAACATTCCATATTGGCCGACTATACTGAAGGACAATAAAAGTTGTGAGCCTCTTAAGGTGAATGGGGTTGGATCAAGTGAATCTTTACAGAAAGAAGTAATTTCGTCTGGAAGACAATCAAATTTGGTTCAATTAGATCAATCCAGgagaaatagtttcatcaacCTCAACCCAATCATTGACCTGAGCCATAGCTCAATACTACAAAGAAATCAAAGATCTTCAAAGGTCACAGAAAAAAGAGCATCAACTTATATGCCACCAACAAGTAATATGAGGATGTTCAGATATTGGAAGGAAGTAAATTATCCCCAAACCCAAAATGGAGTATTTCCATGGAGAACTTCAGGATCAACCAATTTTAATCCATCTTATGCTAATGATGGATTGCTCAGAAGTAATACTGCAACAACACAAGTTAAGGATCGAACAACCAAACTTCCAAATTCAGTGCAAGTTTCTTCTCCTGTCTCCACTAGATGGGGGTCGCACAATATTGAAATATCAAGTCCAATAAAATTTTCTATTGCGCAAAACACAGCTTTTCAACCTTACAATCtacatgaaaatcataaatttgGAAAAGTTGTTATTAGCTCAGTTCAAAAAGGAAAGACTATAAGTGACCTTAAAAGTACGAATTCAATGAGAGCTGAGGACAAGAGCATCAAAGGTATGAGGTCTTTGAATCCTTTTTCCAATGAGGGCATGTTAGCAATACAATTGTCTAGATATCAAGAAAGACATTTGACCCCTTACAACATCCACCCACCGTTTCTCTTGCATGAAAATCCATGTATCTACAATGGATCATTATTGCCTCATCATCAATTGAAGGAGTCCTCTGGTATTTATATGAGTGATTTTCCTGAAATTCAAAGCTCCCGACAACATGTTTCTTGCATTAAGG ATCAAAGTGTATCTCTTGGACTCCAACAGAAGAAAAGAAAGGCTCATGCACTTGAAAAACTTGGAAGAAGAAAATTGCAGCAGTCTACATCTTCAAGTGGCATTCTACACATTGCTAGAAATTCTGGTTCAAAAATTGATATGATGCAAGATGATAATATTTCCAAAACATTAGACATGAGGAGCTATTATACCCCTACAACTGTATTGCCTGTCATTAAAATTTCTAAAGAGAATCCTCCTTGTCTTTTTAATCAAAATCCTGTTGATATTGCGGATGCTGATGATGAAAGGTACTTCAGAACTATTGAGGATCAAAGAATTCGGGACAAGAGTTCTTTGCGGGAAAACTGGAGTTGA